One region of Salvelinus sp. IW2-2015 unplaced genomic scaffold, ASM291031v2 Un_scaffold1174, whole genome shotgun sequence genomic DNA includes:
- the LOC112069977 gene encoding LOW QUALITY PROTEIN: atlastin-1 (The sequence of the model RefSeq protein was modified relative to this genomic sequence to represent the inferred CDS: substituted 1 base at 1 genomic stop codon): MARNRKDRDSWGSFTDKATYDWSSEEEEPDGRARPIQVLVVKDDHTFELDEAALSRILLAEEVHNREVVAISVAGAFRKGKSFLMDFMLRYMYSQASEEWLGESEEPLTGFSWRGGSERETTGIQIWSEVFLVDKPDGRKVAVLLMDTQGTFDSQSTLRDSATVFALSTMISSMQVQYSGFGPNDPTRLSLLMLCHTAPXLSEAMSVLFQSMIFLVRDWSFPYEFGYGQEGGMKFLEKRLKISENQHEELQNVRKHIHSCFTNISCFLMPHPGLKVATNPNFDGRLKEIDREFINNLQILVPWLLSPKNLDVKEINGSNITCRGLLEYFKAYIKIYQGEELPHPKSMLQATAEANNLAAVAAARDLYNKKMEQVCGGDRPFLAPAELQARHSDIREEALQVFRGVKKMGGEELSRRYLLQLEGEVDEVFNQYIKHNDSKNIFHAARTPATLFVVIFIMYVAAGITGFVGVDIIASVCNMILGLTLITLCTWAYIRYSGEYRELGQVIDQVAGALWDQGSTNEALYKLYNAAANHGHLYHHAFSGPQAPEEEGEAPEKPTRKRN; this comes from the exons GGTCCTTCACAGACAAAGCCACCTACGACTGGAgctcagaggaggaggagcctgATGGAAGGGCGCGGCCCATCCAGGTGCTCGTTGTCAAGGACGACCACACCTTTGAGTTGGACGAGGCGGCGCTGAGCCGGATCCTATTGGCCGAAGAGGTCCACAACAGGGAAGTGGTGGCCATATCTGTGGCCGGGGCGTTCCGCAAGGGCAAGTCCTTCCTCATGGACTTCATGCTGCGTTACATGTACAGCCAG GCGTCTGAGGAGTGGCTGGGGGAGTCAGAGGAGCCTCTGACAGGGTTCTCCTGGAGGGGTGGATCTGAGAGGGAGACCACCGGCATTCAGATCTGGAGCGAAGTCTTCCTGGTGGACAAGCCAGATGGGCGCAAG GTGGCCGTTCTACTGATGGATACCCAGGGAACGTTTGACAGCCAGTCGACGTTGAGGGACTCAGCCACTGTGTTCGCACTYAGCACCATGATCAGCTCCATGCAGGTACAATACAGTGGCTTTGGCCCTAACGACCCCACT AGACTTTCCTTGCTAATGCTTTGCCACACTGCACCGTAACTTAGTGAAGCCATGTCTGTATTGTTCCAGTCCATGATATTCCTGGTCCGGGATTGGAGTTTTCCCTACGAGTTTGGCTACGGGCAGGAAGGAGGCATGAAGTTCCTGGAGAAAAGActcaag ATCTCAGAGAATCAACACGAGGAGCTGCAGAACGTTCGTAAACACATCCACTCCTGCTTCACCAACATCTCCTGCTTCCTGATGCCCCACCCCGGACTCAAAGTGGCCACCAACCCTAACTTCGACGGCAGACTCAAAG AGATCGACCGTGAGTTCATCAACAACCTGCAGATCCTGGTCCCGTGGCTMCTGAGTCCCAAGAACCTGGATGTCAAGGAGATCAACGGCAGCAACATCACCTGCAGAGGCCTGCTGGAGTACTTCAAG GCATACATCAAAATCTACCAGGGGGAGGAGCTGCCACACCCGAAATCCATGCTGCAG GCCACAGCAGAGGCCAACAACCTGGCAGCAGTGGCAGCAGCCAGGGACCTGTACAACAAGAAGATGGAGCAG gtgtGTGGTGGGGACCGGCCCTTCCTGGCCCCAGCAGAGCTCCAGGCCAGACACAGTGACATCAGAGAGGAAGCCCTCCAGGTGTTCCGGGGGGTCAAGAAGATGGGAGGGGAGGAGTTRAGCCGACGCTACCTGCTACAGCTGGAGGGAGAG GTGGACGAGGTGTTCAACCAGTACATCAAGCACAACGACTCCAAGAACATCTTCCACGCCGCCCGCACCCCGGCCACGCTGTTCGTGGTCATCTTCATCATGTACGTGGCGGCGGGCATCACGGGRTTCGTGGGGGTTGACATCATCGCCAGCGTGTGTAACATGATTCTGGGCCTGACGCTGATCACCCTGTGTACCTGGGCCTATATACGTTACTCCGGGGAGTACCGAGAGCTGGGCCAGGTCATCGACCAGGTGGCTGGAGCACTCTGGGACCAG GGAAGCACAAATGAG gCGCTGTATAAGCTGTATAACGCTGCAGCCAATCACGGGCACCTGTACCACCATGCGTTCTCTGGTCCCCAGGCCCCCGAAGAAGAGGGGGAGGCCCCCGAGAAACCCACCAGGAAGAGGAACTGA